A window of the Miscanthus floridulus cultivar M001 chromosome 14, ASM1932011v1, whole genome shotgun sequence genome harbors these coding sequences:
- the LOC136505862 gene encoding NDR1/HIN1-like protein 13 yields MADRVHPMPSPSSSPLPPPPGRRRPDHHHLQQSDADPDPAAAPATDETTPLHPSFFHDRPLTLSPPPGTYIIQVPKDQVLRSPPPDRARRYKKLAGRPARRRRLRRACCLSCAALLAILAAAAAFAGAVFLIFRPRAPSFSVPSSLSIHGLDATALASPPAAGLSPALDAAVRADNGRNGKVGVEYRAGGDVAVSYAGQRLAAGPWPAFRQAPRNVTVVAAAIRGQGVRLTDAQRRQLAADRAARAVPLTVEARVPVRLRFGKVLRTWTVDVKVRCEVAVDRLDGNAAVVNRGCRVRVKPLWLWW; encoded by the coding sequence atggccgaccgcGTCCACCCCATGccatctccctcctcctccccGCTTCCACCTCCGCCAGGGCGACGGCGACCCGACCACCACCATCTCCAACAATCCGACGCCGACCCCGACCCCGCGGCAGCGCCGGCCACGGATGAGACGACGCCGCTGCACCCGTCCTTCTTCCACGACCGCCCGCTCACGCTCTCGCCGCCCCCAGGCACGTACATCATCCAGGTGCCGAAAGACCAGGTCCTCCGCTCGCCGCCCCCGGACCGCGCGCGCCGCTACAAGAAGCTAGCCGGCCGCCCCGcgcggcgccgccgcctccgccgtgcgTGCTGCCTCTCCTGCGCCGCGCTCCTCGCCAtcctcgccgccgcagccgccttcGCGGGCGCCGTCTTCCTCATCTTCCGCCCGCGCGCGCCGTCCTTCTCCGTGCCCTCCTCGCTCTCCATCCACGGCCTCGACGCTACCGCCCTCGCCTCGCCGCCCGCCGCCGGCCTCTCCCCCGCGCTcgacgccgccgtgcgcgccGACAACGGCCGCAACGGGAAGGTGGGCGTGGAGTACCGCGCCGGCGGCGACGTCGCGGTGTCCTACGCCGGGCAGCGGCTCGCGGCGGGCCCGTGGCCCGCGTTCCGCCAGGCGCCGCGGAACGTCACGGTGGTCGCGGCGGCCATCAGGGGCCAGGGCGTGCGCCTCACGGACGCGCAGAGGAGGCAGCTCGCCGCCGACCGGGCCGCCCGCGCCGTGCCGCTCACGGTGGAGGCGAGGGTGCCCGTGCGCCTGCGCTTTGGGAAGGTGCTCCGGACGTGGACCGTCGACGTCAAGGTCCGGTGCGAGGTGGCCGTCGACAGGCTGGACGGGAACGCCGCTGTGGTGAACAGGGGGTGCAGGGTCAGGGTCAAGCCGCTCTGGTTGTGGTGGTGA